The proteins below come from a single Verrucomicrobiia bacterium genomic window:
- a CDS encoding Hsp70 family protein: protein MNKIVGIDLGTTNSLVATVDSGIPLVIADAEGRRLTPSVVHFPAPAAAPLAGFPASRMRVLRPGETVYSVKRFMGRRAADVSSEELLVTYPVKGQGPEPLTIDIHGRTFSPEEISAAILKKLKADASAYLGEDITRAVITVPAYFNDAQRNATKKAGELAGLTVERILNEPTAAALAYGLDKLKEHARIAVYDLGGGTFDLSILELNQGVFQVLATNGNTCLGGDDLDKRLVDFLLSKIKVAGGPAVADMPGATHKEGNDQTMTLLSRLREAAEEAKIKLSTETEVEIVLPFLTPDFSFTYKLTRAEFENLTRDIIARTRPHCLRAMADAKLNPVDLDQVILVGGQTRMPLVRQFVGELFGCADFEETRGSLRLGAEYHRPGGPQLNTSQNPDEAVALGAAIQAEILSGGYRNVLLLDVTPLSLGIETFGGLMNVIIPRNSTIPVKAGEMFTTAVDNQRQMLIHVLQGERERARDNWSLGRFTLEFDAAPRGVPRVGVQFEIDANGILHVLARDIRSGREKTLELKSAVDVEDAAVEQMVEESVAHAFEDLAARRWIEARLKARQLIEATRKGLTECASELTPEYRAQLEAALANVQAASGGEGPDSKTGDASQLLSACAALDEATKPLAEILLDRSMAALLRKRGVIQG from the coding sequence ATGAACAAAATCGTCGGCATTGATCTAGGCACCACCAATTCCCTGGTGGCCACGGTGGATTCAGGCATCCCCTTGGTCATCGCCGATGCGGAGGGCAGGCGCCTCACGCCCTCGGTGGTTCATTTCCCGGCGCCCGCTGCGGCTCCCCTGGCCGGCTTTCCAGCCAGCCGCATGCGCGTGCTCAGGCCGGGGGAAACCGTCTATTCGGTGAAACGCTTCATGGGCCGCCGCGCCGCGGATGTTTCAAGCGAAGAACTCCTCGTCACCTATCCTGTTAAAGGACAAGGCCCGGAACCGCTGACCATTGATATTCACGGGCGAACCTTTAGCCCGGAGGAAATCTCTGCGGCGATTTTGAAAAAGCTCAAGGCGGATGCGTCGGCTTACTTGGGCGAAGACATTACCCGCGCTGTAATCACCGTGCCGGCCTACTTCAATGACGCCCAGCGCAACGCAACTAAAAAGGCCGGTGAACTGGCCGGGCTGACCGTCGAGCGGATTCTTAACGAACCCACCGCTGCGGCGCTGGCCTACGGATTGGACAAACTAAAGGAACATGCGCGCATCGCCGTGTACGATCTGGGCGGCGGCACGTTCGACCTTTCCATCCTCGAACTAAACCAAGGCGTCTTCCAGGTGCTCGCGACCAACGGCAACACCTGCCTGGGCGGCGACGATTTGGATAAACGCCTGGTGGATTTCCTGCTCAGCAAAATCAAAGTCGCTGGTGGACCGGCTGTCGCTGACATGCCGGGTGCAACTCACAAGGAGGGGAATGATCAAACAATGACTCTTTTGTCACGTCTCCGGGAAGCCGCTGAAGAGGCCAAAATCAAACTCTCAACCGAGACCGAAGTTGAAATCGTCCTGCCCTTCCTGACTCCGGACTTCAGCTTCACATACAAGCTTACCCGCGCTGAGTTCGAGAACCTCACCCGCGACATTATTGCGCGCACACGCCCTCATTGCCTGCGCGCCATGGCCGACGCCAAGCTCAATCCGGTTGACCTCGACCAGGTCATCCTCGTCGGCGGCCAGACCCGCATGCCCTTGGTCCGGCAGTTTGTGGGCGAACTCTTCGGCTGCGCCGACTTCGAGGAAACGCGCGGCTCGCTCCGGCTCGGCGCCGAGTACCACCGGCCCGGTGGGCCGCAACTCAACACATCGCAAAACCCGGATGAAGCGGTGGCACTGGGCGCAGCCATCCAAGCGGAGATTCTCTCGGGAGGCTATCGGAACGTCCTGTTGCTCGATGTCACTCCGCTCTCGCTTGGCATCGAAACCTTTGGCGGTTTGATGAATGTCATCATCCCGCGCAATTCGACTATCCCGGTCAAGGCGGGCGAGATGTTCACCACCGCCGTCGATAACCAGCGCCAGATGCTCATCCACGTGCTCCAGGGCGAGCGCGAGCGGGCGCGGGACAACTGGAGCCTGGGCCGGTTTACCCTTGAATTTGATGCGGCCCCGCGTGGAGTCCCCAGGGTGGGAGTCCAGTTCGAGATCGATGCCAATGGCATCCTGCACGTGCTGGCTCGGGATATTCGAAGCGGGCGGGAAAAGACACTCGAACTCAAATCGGCAGTGGATGTCGAGGACGCCGCGGTTGAGCAGATGGTCGAGGAATCGGTGGCGCATGCCTTCGAGGACCTGGCGGCGCGCCGCTGGATTGAAGCCAGGCTCAAGGCCCGGCAGTTGATCGAGGCAACCCGCAAGGGCCTCACCGAGTGCGCCTCGGAACTCACGCCCGAGTACCGGGCGCAGCTCGAGGCGGCGCTGGCAAATGTTCAGGCCGCATCAGGAGGCGAAGGTCCCGATTCAAAAACAGGCGATGCGAGCCAACTGCTGAGCGCCTGCGCTGCCCTGGATGAAGCGACCAAACCGCTCGCGGAAATCCTGCTGGACCGCTCGATGGCAGCCTTGCTGCGCAAACGCGGCGTCATTCAGGGCTGA
- a CDS encoding glycosyltransferase family 2 protein, whose protein sequence is MKTVCLVMVVCNRAAVVGRCLNSAKDVIDHWVICDSGSTDGTQDIIREALREIPGTLHEIPRMDVAPALTKALCLARGNAEYHLLLDPNLEVRGGAAFREKLGADSYLVKEEGQFECWVERLISDRHEWRYAGLTRQFIQSMTAMTREKLLELSVKRQTPTAASKDDIQSEIELLKESIRRGSNVARATFYLAQAFRDLGNLPQAIELYEKRAAMGGWDEEVWYSLYQVASLQQRLGVAWLLVLNQYLRAYQFRPSRIEPLFHIAKYYRETEQYHLGYLFSRTAIEAAYPDDLLFIERGTYESDLAREYVTCCRHLGMEPEREGPECSQAGIPSGFRIPLGASGDARNGLAFGDPAACQTLRS, encoded by the coding sequence ATGAAAACAGTGTGCTTGGTCATGGTCGTTTGCAATCGCGCCGCAGTGGTTGGCCGGTGCCTAAATTCAGCAAAGGATGTTATCGATCATTGGGTGATTTGCGACTCTGGCTCGACGGATGGCACGCAGGACATCATTCGGGAGGCGCTTAGGGAAATTCCGGGCACCCTCCACGAAATCCCCCGGATGGATGTCGCACCCGCTCTCACCAAGGCCCTCTGTCTGGCGAGGGGCAACGCGGAGTATCACCTTCTGCTAGACCCGAACCTGGAAGTCCGCGGGGGCGCAGCTTTCCGAGAGAAGTTGGGGGCAGACTCGTATTTGGTGAAAGAGGAGGGGCAATTTGAGTGTTGGGTAGAACGCCTCATAAGCGACCGGCATGAATGGCGCTACGCGGGTTTGACGCGCCAATTCATCCAGTCGATGACGGCTATGACGAGGGAGAAGTTGCTTGAACTGAGCGTGAAACGTCAGACACCCACGGCGGCGTCCAAAGACGACATCCAAAGCGAAATCGAGCTTTTGAAAGAGAGTATAAGGCGAGGAAGCAACGTTGCGCGCGCCACGTTTTACCTGGCACAGGCGTTCCGCGATTTGGGAAACCTGCCGCAAGCCATCGAGCTGTATGAAAAGCGCGCCGCGATGGGCGGTTGGGACGAGGAGGTGTGGTACTCTCTTTATCAGGTCGCGTCGCTTCAACAGCGGCTTGGAGTCGCATGGTTGCTCGTGCTCAACCAATACTTGCGAGCTTATCAGTTCCGTCCGTCACGAATCGAGCCGCTGTTCCACATTGCCAAATACTATCGCGAAACCGAGCAATACCACCTGGGGTACCTGTTCTCGCGCACTGCAATCGAAGCCGCTTATCCCGATGATCTGCTGTTCATCGAGAGGGGTACCTATGAATCAGATCTGGCGCGGGAGTACGTGACTTGTTGCAGGCATCTGGGAATGGAACCCGAACGGGAGGGTCCGGAGTGTTCACAAGCTGGTATTCCATCCGGTTTTCGCATTCCATTAGGGGCTTCCGGGGATGCCAGAAACGGCCTGGCCTTTGGTGATCCCGCAGCATGTCAAACTCTGCGAAGTTGA
- a CDS encoding phosphopantothenoylcysteine decarboxylase yields the protein MRCIVTAGPTFEPLDAVRRLTNMSTGRLGSELGNFLASHGHEVTLLAGQQATWRGERRAQHVETFTTTADLQDRLRGLSSQAVDAVFHVAAVSDFSFGKVWRRSPEGELVEVRSRKFSTREGALVAELMPTPKVISALRDWFPRARLMGWKYEVEGDRASAVRSASDQLRDCRTDGCVANGPGYGPGFGLVNRAGQCEHLEGDEALFAALERWVSGDWSELKT from the coding sequence GTGCGCTGCATTGTAACCGCAGGCCCAACGTTCGAACCGCTGGATGCTGTCCGGCGGCTCACCAATATGTCCACGGGCCGATTGGGATCGGAGCTGGGCAACTTCCTGGCCAGCCACGGGCACGAGGTGACGTTGCTGGCCGGCCAGCAGGCGACCTGGCGTGGCGAGCGGCGCGCCCAACACGTCGAGACATTCACCACGACCGCTGACCTTCAAGACAGGCTGCGAGGGCTTTCGAGCCAGGCCGTCGATGCCGTTTTTCACGTTGCCGCCGTGAGCGATTTTTCTTTTGGGAAGGTTTGGAGGCGCTCGCCGGAGGGAGAGTTGGTCGAGGTTCGTTCGCGGAAGTTTTCGACACGGGAGGGGGCGTTGGTGGCGGAGTTGATGCCGACGCCGAAGGTCATTTCGGCTCTGCGTGACTGGTTTCCGCGGGCACGGCTCATGGGTTGGAAGTATGAGGTGGAAGGGGACCGAGCATCGGCGGTTCGGTCGGCCAGCGACCAGCTTAGGGATTGCCGCACGGATGGCTGCGTTGCCAACGGGCCGGGGTATGGACCCGGGTTCGGGCTGGTCAACCGCGCGGGCCAATGCGAGCATCTGGAGGGTGACGAGGCGTTATTTGCGGCACTCGAACGGTGGGTGAGCGGAGACTGGAGTGAGCTCAAAACGTAG
- a CDS encoding alpha/beta hydrolase yields the protein MDQEIRLKDGRRLGFAQFGDASGPPLLYFHGWPSSRLEARLLEEEAGAQHWRLIAPDRPGYGMSDARPGRTLSNWSADVTELADRLGLERFTVLGMSGGGPYACACAARIPQRLKATILVAALGPVDAPGATDGMVALNRWLLALAQKAPWLAERIGTVCLRALWRKGQQAIPRQIEERLGAPDKEALADPELRRKLVESSMEGLRNGVEGAAHDGFLYARPWDFALSAIQGPVHLWHGEKDVVVPAGMGRYLAKAIPNCRATFCPDDGHFSLPVRRMKEILGAVRGNGG from the coding sequence TTGGACCAGGAAATCAGATTGAAAGACGGGCGGCGGTTGGGGTTCGCCCAGTTCGGCGACGCGAGCGGGCCGCCATTGTTGTATTTTCACGGGTGGCCCAGCAGCCGCCTGGAGGCGCGCTTGCTCGAAGAGGAGGCCGGGGCGCAGCACTGGCGGCTCATCGCGCCCGACCGGCCCGGTTATGGCATGTCCGACGCCCGCCCGGGCAGGACGCTGAGTAATTGGAGCGCAGATGTCACGGAGTTGGCCGACCGTCTGGGTCTTGAACGTTTTACGGTGCTCGGGATGTCGGGAGGCGGGCCTTACGCCTGCGCGTGTGCGGCGCGGATTCCTCAGCGGCTGAAGGCAACGATACTGGTGGCCGCATTGGGTCCGGTGGATGCCCCCGGGGCGACGGACGGGATGGTGGCGCTGAACCGTTGGCTGCTGGCGCTGGCCCAGAAGGCGCCTTGGCTGGCGGAGCGCATCGGGACGGTGTGCCTGCGGGCGCTGTGGCGCAAAGGCCAACAAGCCATTCCCAGGCAAATCGAGGAGCGGCTCGGGGCGCCGGACAAAGAAGCGCTGGCCGATCCGGAGTTGCGAAGGAAACTGGTGGAAAGTTCGATGGAGGGTTTGCGCAACGGCGTCGAGGGGGCCGCTCACGATGGGTTCCTCTATGCGCGTCCATGGGACTTCGCCTTGAGCGCTATCCAAGGGCCGGTGCATTTGTGGCATGGCGAGAAGGACGTGGTGGTGCCGGCGGGCATGGGGCGTTACCTGGCCAAAGCTATCCCCAACTGCCGCGCCACGTTTTGTCCGGACGACGGCCATTTTTCTTTGCCGGTGCGGCGGATGAAGGAGATTCTCGGGGCGGTGCGCGGCAACGGCGGCTAA
- a CDS encoding glycosyltransferase family 9 protein encodes MSNSAKLILKSFLSAGDIVMLTAAVRDIHRCCPGQFLTDVRTPFPELWENNPYLTPLDEKDPNVRAIDCQYPLIHLSNQRPYHFIHAFIEFLNEELDLDIGPTAFKGDIHLSDEEKSWPSQIHELCGDDRPFWIVSAGGKSDFTNKWWETERYQRVVDHFQKKLLFVQVGRAEDHHPALEGVIDLRGCTDLRHLVRLVYHSQGVLCPVTAVMHLAAAMPSKPGGPATRPCVVIAGGREPAHWEAYLGHQFIHTIGALPCCATGGCWKSRVTPLGDGDEKDNPENLCVNVAGNLPRCMDMITPEEVVRRIELYFAGGSINYLGPEFPQIPSHFRHGIASC; translated from the coding sequence ATGTCAAACTCTGCGAAGTTGATTCTGAAGAGCTTTCTGTCGGCAGGTGACATCGTGATGTTGACCGCCGCTGTGCGGGACATTCATCGGTGCTGTCCTGGCCAGTTCCTGACTGATGTAAGGACTCCTTTCCCGGAACTCTGGGAGAACAATCCTTACTTAACGCCGCTTGATGAGAAGGATCCCAATGTCCGCGCAATCGACTGCCAATACCCTCTAATACATCTCAGCAACCAGCGGCCCTACCATTTCATCCATGCGTTCATCGAGTTTCTGAACGAGGAACTCGATTTAGACATCGGACCAACGGCCTTCAAGGGCGATATCCATCTGTCCGACGAGGAGAAATCATGGCCGTCTCAAATTCATGAGCTTTGTGGCGATGACCGGCCATTTTGGATTGTCTCGGCGGGAGGGAAATCGGATTTTACAAACAAATGGTGGGAGACGGAGCGATATCAGCGGGTAGTAGATCATTTTCAAAAGAAACTTCTTTTTGTTCAAGTGGGCCGAGCCGAAGATCACCATCCAGCGTTGGAAGGGGTCATTGATCTGCGCGGGTGCACAGATCTTCGGCACCTGGTGCGGCTGGTGTATCATTCTCAAGGCGTGCTATGTCCGGTAACGGCGGTGATGCATCTCGCCGCCGCGATGCCATCGAAGCCGGGCGGCCCGGCTACACGGCCCTGCGTTGTTATCGCAGGCGGGCGGGAGCCTGCGCACTGGGAAGCCTACCTGGGCCATCAGTTCATTCATACAATTGGAGCGCTGCCCTGCTGCGCAACCGGTGGTTGTTGGAAATCGAGAGTAACACCTCTGGGCGATGGCGACGAGAAAGACAACCCTGAGAATCTGTGCGTAAATGTTGCGGGAAACCTGCCGCGGTGCATGGATATGATTACTCCCGAAGAAGTGGTCCGGCGCATCGAACTTTACTTCGCCGGAGGTTCGATCAATTACCTGGGACCCGAGTTCCCGCAAATTCCGTCCCATTTTCGTCACGGGATCGCATCCTGCTGA
- a CDS encoding agmatine deiminase family protein has translation MVKQARSNNSTPAELGFAMPAEWEEHEATWLAWPHNPTDWPDKLDTVRWVYGEIARKIASGELVRMLVANLAEERQARRYLSRAGCSLDNVRFITYPTNRGWMRDSGPIFVRRRLAKGRKHKTETAIVHFHFNAWAKYDDWQKDRRVPEMAARLLRKRLFNAEHDGKEFVIEGGGIDVNGRGTLLTTEECYLDPKVQVRNPGLGREQIEHGLKKHLGVRNVLWLAAGPVGDDTHGHVDDICRFVNPRTAVLIKETDSKDPNYRPLAQNWERIGELRLEDGSRPEVAPLPMPKALYFDGYRLPASYANFYIANAAVLVPTFNDPNDRIALGILAELFRDRPVIGIHAVDLVLGFGTLHCLTQQQPA, from the coding sequence ATGGTAAAGCAAGCGCGTTCGAACAATAGCACCCCCGCCGAGCTGGGGTTTGCCATGCCCGCCGAATGGGAGGAGCACGAAGCCACCTGGCTGGCCTGGCCCCATAATCCGACGGATTGGCCAGATAAGCTCGACACGGTCCGCTGGGTCTATGGCGAAATCGCGCGCAAAATCGCTTCGGGCGAGTTGGTGCGAATGCTGGTTGCGAACCTGGCCGAGGAGCGCCAGGCGCGGCGGTATCTAAGCCGGGCGGGCTGCAGCCTCGATAACGTCCGCTTTATCACCTATCCGACTAACCGGGGCTGGATGCGCGATAGCGGACCAATATTTGTCCGGCGGCGCCTCGCCAAAGGCCGGAAGCACAAAACAGAAACCGCCATAGTCCATTTCCACTTCAATGCCTGGGCCAAATACGACGATTGGCAAAAAGACCGCCGGGTGCCCGAGATGGCAGCCAGGCTGTTGCGCAAGCGCCTTTTCAACGCGGAACATGATGGAAAAGAGTTCGTTATCGAGGGCGGCGGCATCGATGTGAACGGCAGGGGGACTCTGCTCACCACAGAGGAATGTTATCTCGATCCGAAGGTCCAAGTGCGCAACCCAGGTTTGGGCCGGGAACAGATCGAGCACGGGCTGAAAAAGCACCTCGGAGTGAGGAATGTCTTGTGGCTGGCAGCGGGCCCGGTTGGGGATGATACGCACGGCCACGTTGACGACATCTGCCGGTTCGTCAACCCGCGAACGGCGGTTCTCATCAAAGAGACCGATTCCAAGGACCCCAACTACCGCCCGCTGGCTCAGAATTGGGAGCGGATTGGTGAGCTGCGTCTGGAAGACGGTTCACGGCCGGAGGTGGCGCCGCTGCCGATGCCCAAAGCGCTCTATTTCGATGGATACCGGCTTCCGGCGAGCTACGCCAATTTTTATATCGCCAATGCGGCGGTTCTGGTGCCGACGTTCAATGATCCGAACGACCGGATTGCACTGGGCATTCTGGCGGAACTCTTCCGGGACCGGCCAGTCATCGGCATCCACGCAGTGGACCTGGTTTTAGGGTTTGGGACGCTCCATTGCCTGACCCAGCAGCAGCCGGCCTGA